The Virgibacillus phasianinus genome includes a window with the following:
- the hslV gene encoding ATP-dependent protease subunit HslV produces MSNEMHATTIFAVTHNGQCAMSGDGQVTLGNSVVMKHKARKVRTLFNGQVLAGFAGSVADAFTLFEKFESKLEAFNGNLARASVELAKEWRSDKVLRKLEAMLIVMNKENMFLVSGTGEVIEPDDGILAIGSGGNFALSAGRSLVRYAENLSAEEIAHAALTIAGEICVFTNDQITLEVLE; encoded by the coding sequence GTGTCAAATGAGATGCATGCAACAACAATTTTCGCTGTTACACATAATGGACAATGTGCAATGAGCGGAGATGGCCAGGTTACTCTAGGTAATTCAGTAGTAATGAAACACAAAGCAAGAAAAGTACGAACATTATTTAATGGGCAGGTATTAGCCGGGTTTGCTGGGTCAGTCGCCGATGCGTTTACATTATTTGAGAAATTTGAAAGTAAACTAGAAGCCTTTAACGGTAATTTAGCAAGAGCATCTGTAGAATTAGCAAAAGAATGGCGGAGTGATAAAGTTTTACGTAAGTTGGAAGCTATGCTCATCGTCATGAATAAGGAAAACATGTTTCTTGTCTCGGGTACTGGTGAAGTAATTGAACCTGATGACGGTATCTTAGCGATTGGATCGGGCGGTAACTTTGCACTAAGTGCTGGACGTTCATTAGTCCGTTATGCGGAAAATTTATCCGCCGAGGAAATTGCACATGCAGCACTTACTATCGCAGGTGAAATATGTGTCTTTACGAATGATCAGATTACACTGGAGGTACTTGAGTAG
- the xerC gene encoding tyrosine recombinase XerC — MYHFKEYSEAFMEYLQIEKNASQYTVKYYLNDLETFYQFSKSEALEDFSDVDYRSVRVFLTSLYDRKLSRRTVSRVISSLRSFYRFLEREGNVTSNPFLQITLPKATKPIPGFLYQEELEKLFEVNDMSDPLGQRNQAILETFYATGIRVSECHKLTLKDIDFTIGTMLIHGKGSKERYVPFGRFAEIALETYLNEGRKTLLEKSKLSTDTVFLNAKGTPLTARGIRLILTKMVEKASLTVHVHPHKLRHTFATHMLNEGADLRTVQELLGHESLSSTQIYTHVTKDQLRSVYMKAHPRANN; from the coding sequence ATGTATCATTTTAAAGAATATAGCGAAGCGTTCATGGAATATTTACAAATAGAAAAAAATGCATCCCAATATACTGTAAAATATTATCTGAATGATCTGGAAACTTTTTATCAGTTTTCAAAAAGTGAAGCACTTGAAGACTTTTCCGATGTGGATTATCGCTCAGTTCGTGTCTTTTTAACATCCTTATATGATAGGAAATTAAGCAGACGTACTGTTTCAAGGGTGATTTCGAGTTTGCGCAGTTTTTATCGTTTTTTAGAACGGGAAGGAAATGTTACCAGCAATCCTTTTTTGCAAATTACATTACCTAAAGCAACGAAGCCTATTCCTGGATTTTTGTATCAGGAGGAACTGGAAAAATTGTTTGAAGTGAATGATATGAGTGACCCGTTGGGTCAGCGTAATCAGGCGATACTTGAAACATTTTATGCAACCGGGATCCGGGTAAGTGAGTGCCATAAACTTACACTTAAGGATATTGATTTTACAATCGGCACAATGCTTATTCATGGTAAAGGGAGTAAAGAACGATATGTGCCGTTTGGCCGCTTTGCAGAAATTGCATTGGAAACGTATTTGAATGAGGGCAGGAAAACACTGCTTGAGAAATCTAAGTTGTCTACAGATACAGTATTTCTAAATGCAAAGGGTACACCACTAACCGCAAGAGGCATACGCCTTATCCTGACTAAAATGGTTGAAAAGGCATCACTGACCGTTCATGTTCATCCACATAAATTACGGCATACCTTTGCAACACATATGCTCAATGAAGGTGCTGACCTTAGAACAGTCCAAGAATTATTGGGGCATGAAAGTTTATCATCGACCCAAATATATACACATGTTACAAAAGACCAATTGCGAAGTGTGTATATGAAGGCCCATCCAAGGGCAAATAATTAA